From the Wolbachia endosymbiont (group B) of Protocalliphora azurea genome, one window contains:
- a CDS encoding response regulator has translation MSKRYIDNKKENRVDFILRNYGMSIIVMAVIMFLPPIAISVLYFSNVYSQHVNIEINLLISILMTLFVVYNIKRYKYLLNIIEFQNAIFANALNHNTEFCLILHKDEGIIYADARFYERFKDHINDDVTLDKILEAGDVSEKDRKSLYHALRNNTSVKVCISLSKKSRISNFLLLSEPIPDNPQIAINSNKTLNLSLAPIARPNGYFVLKATQVNKEQVYEELIEKHNIATYVANTKGGILSVNKRFLDMFELKKLEKGSSINDFISQSKYDDTITKNEIMFFTISGAPFKAYMSTAIFCDKYNHSYIHGFITPTESNIVDYQLHPCFTNSSIAIAQCDINGNFIKKNIALVKLAGSSNDSIFALISDGYHMKVREYFSSNRINNASFDVQLNGGNNMKIYFNKFLHNKVMFILCYFIDNTERKKLEIKLEHYQKVQAIGQLAGGIAHDFNNILTGIIGFCDLLLLQHSASDPSFGDIIQIQQNAKRGSNLVRQLLAFSRRQTLQPKIINVNGTIANLYEMIKRLIGENIKFNIYYGSDLGAVRADQGQLEQVMLNLAVNAGAAMEKGGELTIRTFNQKVDSLNSTPQDMFSPDKETIEHGNYVVIEVIDTGCGMTSDIIEKAFDPFFSTKDITSGTGLGLSTVYGIIKQTEGYIYVASKVNHGTKFSIFLPIVYISDENDKEEDSKEIEKPVEIKGNGIILLIEDEDSVREFTAKALTRKGFNVIEASIGSEALEIIRKKNQHIDLIITDVIMPEVSGPEIVKETLIHRPNIKVIFISGYTEDAFLKSDEINIEDFHFLPKPFTLNELGNKVQSVLHKTKKGSLL, from the coding sequence ATGAGTAAAAGATACATAGATAACAAAAAAGAGAACAGAGTTGACTTCATACTAAGAAATTATGGGATGTCAATTATTGTGATGGCAGTTATTATGTTCTTACCTCCAATAGCAATATCAGTACTCTATTTTTCTAATGTATATAGTCAGCATGTTAATATAGAGATTAATTTATTAATTAGCATTCTAATGACTCTCTTTGTGGTATATAATATAAAACGTTACAAGTATCTACTTAATATCATAGAGTTTCAAAATGCAATATTTGCAAATGCGCTGAATCATAATACAGAGTTTTGTCTCATTTTACATAAAGATGAGGGTATTATTTATGCTGATGCGAGGTTCTACGAAAGGTTCAAAGATCACATAAACGATGATGTTACGCTAGATAAAATTCTTGAAGCAGGAGATGTGTCAGAAAAAGACAGAAAATCACTCTATCATGCGTTAAGAAATAACACTTCTGTAAAAGTATGCATTTCCTTAAGCAAGAAGAGTAGAATATCTAACTTTCTTTTGCTCTCTGAACCAATACCGGATAATCCACAAATTGCTATAAATAGTAATAAGACTTTAAATTTATCATTAGCCCCAATAGCAAGACCGAATGGGTATTTTGTACTGAAGGCAACACAGGTAAACAAAGAGCAGGTATATGAAGAGTTGATAGAGAAACACAATATAGCAACTTACGTTGCAAATACAAAAGGAGGTATCTTATCTGTAAATAAAAGATTTTTAGACATGTTTGAACTAAAAAAATTGGAAAAAGGTAGCTCAATCAATGATTTTATATCTCAATCTAAGTATGACGATACAATAACCAAAAATGAAATTATGTTTTTTACTATAAGCGGTGCTCCATTTAAGGCTTATATGAGTACTGCTATATTTTGTGATAAATACAATCATAGCTATATACACGGCTTTATAACACCAACTGAATCAAATATTGTTGATTATCAACTACACCCTTGTTTTACAAATTCGTCAATTGCTATTGCACAATGCGATATAAATGGCAATTTTATAAAGAAAAATATAGCATTAGTAAAACTTGCGGGGTCAAGTAATGATTCTATCTTTGCATTGATATCAGATGGTTATCATATGAAAGTGCGTGAATATTTTTCAAGTAATAGGATAAATAATGCGTCCTTTGATGTGCAGCTCAATGGCGGTAATAACATGAAAATATATTTTAATAAGTTTCTTCATAATAAAGTGATGTTCATACTTTGTTATTTTATTGATAATACTGAACGTAAAAAACTAGAGATAAAACTTGAGCATTATCAAAAGGTGCAAGCTATAGGGCAATTAGCAGGTGGTATTGCACATGATTTCAATAATATATTAACCGGAATAATAGGATTTTGTGATTTGCTTTTACTCCAGCACTCAGCTAGCGATCCATCTTTTGGAGATATAATACAGATACAGCAAAATGCAAAACGTGGGTCAAATTTAGTAAGACAACTGCTTGCTTTTTCAAGAAGACAGACTTTGCAGCCAAAGATTATTAATGTAAATGGTACGATAGCTAATCTTTATGAAATGATCAAAAGATTAATAGGTGAAAATATAAAATTTAATATTTATTATGGTAGCGATTTGGGTGCTGTTAGGGCTGACCAAGGACAATTAGAGCAAGTTATGCTTAACTTAGCAGTTAATGCTGGTGCTGCTATGGAAAAGGGGGGAGAGTTAACTATACGAACCTTTAATCAAAAGGTTGATTCATTAAATTCTACACCTCAGGATATGTTTTCTCCAGATAAGGAAACGATTGAACATGGGAATTATGTTGTGATTGAAGTGATTGATACTGGATGTGGAATGACGAGTGATATAATTGAAAAGGCATTTGATCCATTTTTTTCTACCAAAGATATTACTTCTGGTACAGGTCTTGGCCTCTCTACTGTATATGGCATTATTAAACAAACCGAAGGATACATCTATGTTGCTAGCAAAGTGAATCATGGAACTAAATTTAGCATATTTTTGCCCATAGTTTACATATCGGATGAAAATGATAAAGAGGAAGATAGTAAAGAAATAGAGAAACCGGTAGAGATTAAAGGTAATGGTATAATTTTATTAATTGAAGATGAAGATTCAGTAAGGGAATTTACTGCTAAGGCTCTTACAAGAAAAGGATTTAATGTAATAGAAGCGAGTATAGGCAGCGAGGCACTAGAGATCATTAGAAAAAAAAATCAACACATAGATCTAATAATCACTGATGTAATCATGCCAGAGGTGAGTGGTCCAGAAATAGTTAAAGAAACATTGATACATAGGCCAAACATCAAAGTTATTTTTATTTCTGGGTATACAGAGGATGCTTTTTTAAAGAGCGATGAAATCAATATAGAAGACTTCCATTTTTTACCCAAACCATTTACTCTGAATGAGTTAGGAAATAAGGTTCAAAGTGTGTTACACAAGACAAAAAAAGGCAGTTTACTTTGA
- a CDS encoding ParA family protein — protein MSKIIAIVNQKGGVGKTTTSINLSTAFAAVGKSTLLVDLDPQGNASTGLGVSYRSREEKNIYKILLSNESELVESAIFHIKEIPNLSLISSVVDLSAAEIELSQLEQGKFVLKDTLEKVRNNYEYIIIDCPPSLGLLTINALTAADSIIVPLQCEFFALEGLSHLVKTVELIKRNNLNPFLAIEGILLTMYDRRNKLSEQIKNDICQYLNDKVYKTIIPLYETIIPRNVRLSEAPSHGKPAIVYDLKCPGAQAYISLAKEILKKHMSICKEKKLISEGAA, from the coding sequence GTGAGCAAGATCATTGCAATAGTAAATCAAAAGGGTGGAGTTGGTAAAACTACAACTAGTATAAATTTATCAACAGCCTTTGCTGCTGTGGGAAAAAGTACTTTATTGGTAGATCTTGATCCCCAAGGGAATGCTAGTACAGGGCTCGGGGTTTCTTATCGTAGTAGAGAAGAAAAAAATATATATAAAATACTGCTGAGCAACGAAAGTGAATTGGTAGAGTCGGCAATTTTTCATATAAAGGAAATTCCAAATTTATCGTTAATTTCATCAGTGGTTGACTTATCAGCTGCAGAAATTGAGCTATCACAACTTGAGCAGGGAAAATTTGTACTAAAAGATACGCTAGAGAAAGTACGTAATAATTATGAGTACATAATTATCGATTGTCCTCCATCACTTGGTCTGCTTACTATCAATGCTCTGACCGCTGCTGACTCGATTATTGTTCCTCTTCAGTGTGAATTTTTCGCTCTGGAAGGATTGAGCCATTTAGTTAAGACTGTAGAGCTGATAAAAAGAAATAACCTAAACCCTTTCCTGGCAATAGAAGGAATATTGCTCACAATGTATGACAGACGCAACAAACTTAGTGAGCAGATTAAAAATGATATTTGCCAATATTTAAATGATAAAGTATATAAAACTATTATCCCCTTGTATGAGACCATTATTCCACGTAATGTACGGTTATCAGAAGCGCCTTCTCATGGAAAACCTGCTATTGTATATGATCTTAAGTGTCCTGGTGCACAAGCATATATAAGTTTGGCAAAAGAAATTTTAAAGAAACACATGAGCATCTGTAAAGAGAAGAAGCTGATAAGTGAGGGTGCAGCGTGA
- a CDS encoding ParB/RepB/Spo0J family partition protein yields the protein MKDNRRLGRGLAGLIGDNYDNKEDRLPISLLHPSKFQPRKYFDEESLKGLASSIEKNGIIQPIVVRKDPNDDDYEIVAGERRWRASKIANLDSVPVIIKDLNDKECLEVSIIENIQRQDINPIEEGEAYRKLIDEFSYTHEELASTLGKSRSHITNMTRMLSLPDGVITMINEKKLSMGHARALINVENAESLAERIVSQGLSVRQTEKLIKDLQQNNDRKEHNCTKNQDMAALEGAISSQLGLKIKINDSNSKGKVMIRYNNSNELDFILKILNRRLESAINVESSS from the coding sequence GTGAAGGACAATAGGCGCTTAGGTAGAGGTCTTGCTGGCCTCATAGGCGATAATTATGATAATAAAGAAGATCGGTTACCTATTTCATTACTACACCCGAGCAAATTTCAGCCGAGAAAATATTTTGATGAGGAGTCATTGAAAGGACTTGCAAGTTCGATAGAGAAAAATGGCATTATACAGCCTATTGTGGTGCGCAAAGATCCAAATGATGACGATTATGAAATAGTAGCAGGGGAACGTCGTTGGCGGGCAAGTAAAATTGCAAATCTTGATAGTGTGCCAGTCATCATAAAAGATTTAAATGACAAGGAATGCTTAGAAGTATCGATAATTGAGAACATACAGAGGCAAGACATTAATCCAATAGAAGAAGGTGAAGCGTATAGGAAACTAATAGATGAATTCTCCTATACACACGAAGAACTAGCTTCAACTTTAGGCAAAAGCCGCAGTCACATAACCAATATGACTCGAATGTTATCACTCCCTGATGGAGTGATAACAATGATCAACGAGAAAAAATTGTCTATGGGCCATGCAAGGGCATTGATTAATGTTGAAAATGCGGAAAGTCTTGCAGAAAGAATAGTTTCTCAGGGCCTGAGCGTTAGACAAACTGAAAAATTGATAAAAGACTTACAACAAAATAACGACCGAAAAGAGCATAATTGTACTAAAAATCAAGATATGGCAGCATTAGAAGGAGCTATATCTTCTCAGCTTGGTTTAAAGATCAAAATTAATGACAGTAATTCTAAGGGTAAAGTCATGATACGTTATAACAACTCAAATGAATTGGATTTTATATTGAAAATTTTGAATAGAAGACTTGAATCAGCTATTAATGTCGAAAGTAGCTCATAG
- the ispD gene encoding 2-C-methyl-D-erythritol 4-phosphate cytidylyltransferase, which yields MISMYTNRLEEYKIAALIVAAGVGSRCNAKIPKQYIKLAGKSVLFHTIRKFLANQYISYIRVVVNESQKDFYKEVTSSTIDTKLLSPVCGEKSRQSSVKLGLESLQKINPDFVIIHDACRPFVSNILINNLIESMINGQYTGVVPAIEVEDTISLVSNNFVESTISREKLRAIQTPQIFNFRELLSCHQSVKEFTDDSSLMVEHKKHVAIIEGEKKNFKLTTKEDINMAKLLFGEPKFRVGTGYDIHKFVKIQNDAKSFIKICGVEIEHNMAIEAHSDGDVAIHAIVDAILGALGCGDIGEHFPPNSSKWKDCNSSHFLDFAAKKAQEKGYSVSNLDITIVCEEPKISPYKAGMKEFISKILEINGEFVNIKATTAEKLGSIGRNEGIATYASVLLRANFY from the coding sequence ATGATAAGCATGTACACTAACAGACTTGAGGAATACAAGATAGCAGCATTAATAGTTGCAGCAGGAGTAGGCAGTAGATGCAATGCCAAAATCCCTAAACAGTATATAAAACTGGCAGGTAAGTCTGTTTTATTTCACACAATTAGAAAATTCTTAGCTAATCAGTACATAAGTTACATAAGAGTGGTAGTAAATGAAAGTCAAAAAGATTTCTATAAAGAAGTTACGTCATCAACTATAGATACTAAATTGCTGAGTCCAGTATGTGGAGAAAAAAGCAGGCAGAGTTCAGTTAAACTTGGACTGGAGAGTTTGCAAAAGATCAATCCAGATTTTGTTATTATACATGATGCTTGTAGGCCTTTTGTATCAAATATTCTAATAAATAACTTGATTGAATCTATGATTAATGGTCAATATACAGGAGTAGTTCCAGCAATAGAAGTCGAGGATACTATATCGTTGGTGAGTAATAATTTCGTTGAATCTACGATTTCAAGAGAAAAACTTAGAGCCATACAAACCCCTCAAATTTTTAATTTCAGAGAATTATTATCGTGCCATCAGTCAGTCAAAGAATTTACTGATGATTCATCACTAATGGTGGAGCATAAAAAACATGTTGCGATTATTGAAGGTGAGAAAAAGAATTTTAAGTTAACTACAAAAGAGGATATCAATATGGCAAAACTTCTCTTTGGAGAGCCAAAATTCCGTGTCGGAACCGGTTATGATATACATAAATTTGTTAAAATTCAAAATGATGCTAAGAGCTTTATAAAAATTTGTGGTGTGGAAATTGAGCATAATATGGCAATAGAGGCACATTCCGATGGTGATGTTGCAATACATGCAATCGTTGATGCAATACTCGGAGCACTAGGATGTGGCGATATAGGAGAACATTTTCCTCCTAATTCCTCTAAATGGAAGGATTGCAATTCATCTCATTTTCTTGACTTTGCTGCTAAAAAAGCACAGGAAAAAGGATATAGCGTGTCTAATTTAGATATTACTATAGTTTGTGAAGAGCCTAAAATATCGCCTTACAAAGCAGGAATGAAGGAATTCATATCAAAAATATTAGAAATTAATGGTGAATTCGTAAATATCAAAGCAACCACAGCGGAAAAATTAGGTTCTATTGGAAGAAATGAGGGAATAGCAACGTATGCTTCTGTGCTATTGCGTGCAAATTTTTATTGA
- a CDS encoding AI-2E family transporter: MQKRHITICCVLLFIIGALFLMRPMIVPCLISVFVAHLFNPLVTKFEKYRIPRSCSVVFIILTLLIAFILVITFVLPIIYFQITLILNFLVNKIPSLKLKVIPSVLEFLNIKTEDSLFDHLSKNLVENYSDYISYFINALSMGSNLIIQVLNSSFNLIYMVSLIAITLVVFFYVLRDWPAIVEKANKLIPILYREKAAGYFSKVDFIISNYLKGQLNVCIVMMIFYSVGLSIIGLKHSVAIGILSGTLTFIPYIGPLLYTIIGFLSAITQFSGWFESTAVLLLFSVGQLIDSSILVPLLIGKKVHIHPTIIILGVVICTSYFGFIGILFFIPIIGMFSVLVEYAVNKYFESELYKNG; the protein is encoded by the coding sequence ATGCAAAAACGTCATATAACTATTTGTTGTGTACTGCTTTTCATAATAGGGGCATTATTTTTGATGCGTCCTATGATTGTTCCGTGTCTAATATCTGTTTTTGTTGCACATCTATTTAACCCGCTAGTAACCAAGTTTGAAAAATATAGAATACCACGTTCATGTTCTGTAGTTTTTATAATACTTACCTTATTGATAGCTTTTATATTAGTTATCACATTTGTTTTACCTATTATATATTTTCAAATTACTTTAATATTAAATTTCTTAGTGAATAAGATACCTTCATTAAAGCTTAAAGTGATTCCTTCTGTGCTAGAATTTCTTAATATAAAAACTGAAGATAGTTTATTTGATCACTTGTCTAAAAATCTAGTAGAAAATTACAGTGATTATATATCTTATTTTATAAATGCTCTTAGCATGGGCAGTAATCTTATAATTCAAGTGCTAAATTCAAGCTTTAATTTGATTTACATGGTATCATTAATAGCTATTACGCTTGTGGTGTTTTTTTATGTATTACGTGATTGGCCTGCAATTGTAGAAAAGGCTAATAAACTAATTCCCATTCTTTACAGAGAAAAAGCTGCAGGTTATTTTTCTAAAGTAGATTTCATTATATCTAATTACCTAAAGGGACAGTTAAACGTATGTATAGTCATGATGATCTTTTACTCCGTGGGCCTTAGCATAATTGGGCTGAAGCATTCTGTAGCTATTGGAATTTTATCAGGAACATTAACATTTATACCCTATATAGGGCCATTATTATACACTATTATCGGATTTTTGAGCGCCATTACTCAATTTAGTGGATGGTTTGAAAGTACTGCTGTCTTGCTATTATTTAGTGTTGGTCAATTAATAGACTCAAGCATATTAGTGCCTTTATTAATAGGAAAAAAAGTTCATATACATCCAACTATCATTATTTTAGGAGTTGTCATATGCACCTCATATTTTGGGTTTATAGGTATATTATTTTTTATTCCAATAATAGGAATGTTCAGTGTATTAGTAGAATATGCAGTCAATAAATATTTTGAAAGTGAGCTTTATAAAAATGGCTAA
- a CDS encoding DnaA ATPase domain-containing protein — protein sequence MQLNLFSNNQVDYCWQNYITLDENKHVYNSIVNDLSWKCLILFGPNSSGKTHLAHIWQSINNAIFINVNNFVSEIRYSDAFILEDVQNIKDEEMLLHCYNYMKENDKRLLITSSISPKKLNFKLRDLSSRILSTTSVKILPASEELLRIMLIKRFSDKQLKIDLKVINYILARIERSFHSINKIIEKIDSESIGSNVTIPFINTLLKKSPK from the coding sequence GTGCAATTAAATTTATTTAGCAATAATCAAGTTGATTATTGCTGGCAAAACTATATCACCTTAGACGAAAATAAGCACGTATATAACTCAATAGTTAACGATTTATCTTGGAAATGCCTGATTCTTTTTGGACCTAACAGCTCTGGAAAAACTCACCTTGCTCATATTTGGCAATCAATAAACAATGCAATTTTTATCAATGTGAATAATTTTGTAAGCGAAATTAGGTATAGCGATGCGTTTATTTTAGAGGATGTACAAAACATTAAAGATGAGGAAATGTTGTTACATTGTTATAATTATATGAAAGAAAATGATAAGAGACTGCTAATCACTTCTTCAATTTCACCAAAAAAGCTTAACTTCAAACTAAGAGATTTAAGCTCCCGAATATTGTCAACTACCAGCGTAAAAATTTTGCCTGCAAGCGAGGAATTATTAAGAATTATGCTAATAAAACGATTTTCAGATAAACAGTTAAAAATTGATTTAAAAGTGATTAATTATATTCTAGCAAGAATAGAACGTTCTTTCCACAGCATTAATAAAATTATAGAAAAAATAGATAGTGAATCCATAGGATCAAATGTAACCATTCCTTTTATTAACACTTTATTAAAAAAAAGTCCCAAGTGA
- a CDS encoding site-specific tyrosine recombinase, whose product MKNKQPQNKKENLYITYYIDALVSEKSSTQNTLESYRSDLHQLEKFLLEGGTTLVGASKANIKDYVNFLRTQKKYKTSSISRKISAIKNFYKCLFNDGIIDFNPAPANDNELRNPKVSRPLPKYLSVQEIFLLMETVKKSASGSNKEISSKRLCAILDILYSSGMRVSELINMKLCEVLHLVNGNGKEGYIIIKGKSSRERQILFNEQALQSLKNYLSIRDNLLPNNKKSDWLFPGDKPNKPITRQRVGQLIKELARKCDIDENKISPHVIRHSLATHLLNSGANIVLIQKILGHTNLSTTQIYTHIANEKLKDKLADSHPITQMINN is encoded by the coding sequence ATGAAAAATAAACAACCACAAAATAAAAAAGAGAATCTTTACATCACGTATTACATAGATGCTTTGGTTTCTGAAAAATCCTCTACACAAAATACTTTGGAAAGTTATCGTTCAGATTTACACCAACTTGAAAAATTTTTATTAGAAGGAGGCACTACCTTAGTTGGTGCAAGTAAAGCTAATATTAAAGATTATGTAAACTTTTTACGTACACAAAAGAAATATAAAACTAGTTCTATATCAAGAAAAATATCTGCTATCAAAAATTTCTATAAGTGCCTATTTAATGATGGAATAATAGATTTTAATCCAGCACCGGCTAATGATAATGAATTAAGAAATCCAAAGGTTTCCCGTCCTTTGCCTAAGTATTTAAGTGTTCAAGAAATATTTTTGCTCATGGAAACAGTAAAAAAATCAGCAAGCGGATCGAATAAAGAGATAAGCAGTAAAAGGCTATGTGCAATTTTAGATATTCTTTACTCTTCCGGGATGCGTGTTTCTGAACTAATTAATATGAAGTTATGTGAAGTATTACATTTAGTAAACGGTAATGGTAAAGAAGGCTATATAATAATAAAGGGAAAAAGTAGCAGAGAAAGGCAAATCCTTTTTAATGAGCAAGCATTGCAAAGTCTTAAAAATTATTTATCAATTCGTGACAATCTGCTTCCTAACAACAAAAAATCTGATTGGCTATTCCCAGGTGATAAACCTAATAAACCCATTACAAGGCAAAGAGTTGGTCAATTAATAAAGGAATTAGCAAGAAAGTGCGATATTGATGAAAATAAAATCTCTCCACATGTGATTAGGCATTCTCTTGCTACCCATCTACTGAATAGCGGAGCAAATATTGTGCTGATACAAAAAATTCTTGGCCATACTAATCTTTCTACAACACAAATATATACTCATATTGCTAATGAAAAGTTAAAGGACAAATTAGCTGATTCTCATCCTATTACTCAGATGATCAATAATTAA
- a CDS encoding lysophospholipid acyltransferase family protein, producing MIASLLFNLLLILWEVFYTLITLPVIFFPECVITIFLVCSVRVVLFMLRLLCGIKYEVRGMENIPKQPFIIASKHQSPFETFIFILLFRKAVFILKRELKWIPFIGLHLIALKMIFINRSDGISSIRHIIKLAKMHIKENRSIIIFPEGTRTTINQNIKYQSGIAALYSVLSVPVLPIALNTGLFWPKSILSLRKNPGKAVIEILPPIYPGLNKNEFLQSLEKIIEERSSRLIAEKTDIAN from the coding sequence GTGATTGCAAGTTTATTGTTTAATTTACTCCTTATATTATGGGAAGTATTCTATACTTTAATTACTCTCCCTGTAATTTTCTTTCCTGAGTGTGTAATAACCATTTTCCTTGTTTGCTCGGTGAGAGTTGTATTATTCATGTTGCGTTTATTATGTGGCATTAAATATGAAGTGAGGGGAATGGAAAACATTCCTAAGCAACCTTTTATAATTGCATCTAAACACCAATCTCCATTTGAAACATTTATTTTTATACTACTCTTTAGAAAAGCAGTTTTTATTTTAAAACGTGAATTGAAATGGATTCCATTCATTGGTTTACATCTTATAGCGCTGAAAATGATTTTTATTAACCGTTCAGATGGTATCAGTTCTATACGCCATATAATTAAACTAGCAAAAATGCATATAAAAGAAAATAGAAGCATAATAATATTTCCTGAAGGCACAAGAACGACTATAAACCAAAATATAAAATATCAATCGGGTATTGCTGCTTTATATAGCGTATTATCTGTTCCTGTGTTACCGATTGCTTTAAACACTGGTTTGTTTTGGCCAAAAAGCATACTTTCTCTGAGAAAGAATCCCGGAAAGGCGGTAATAGAAATATTACCTCCCATATATCCTGGGTTAAACAAAAATGAATTCTTGCAAAGTTTAGAAAAAATCATTGAAGAAAGAAGTAGTAGATTAATTGCAGAAAAAACTGATATTGCAAATTAA
- the rpsT gene encoding 30S ribosomal protein S20 has product MANHKSAKKMMKVIAKRTLVNKMRKSKTRTAIRRLVDIIKSGDKENVVLAFRNAESNLHKCVNKGVIHRNTAARKISRLNAKVKALMTA; this is encoded by the coding sequence ATGGCAAATCATAAGAGTGCTAAAAAAATGATGAAGGTAATAGCAAAGCGTACTTTAGTAAATAAGATGCGAAAAAGCAAAACTCGTACTGCTATTAGAAGATTAGTTGATATAATCAAGTCTGGTGACAAAGAGAATGTTGTCTTGGCATTTCGGAATGCTGAATCCAATTTACACAAATGTGTAAATAAAGGTGTCATTCATAGGAATACTGCTGCACGTAAAATAAGTCGCTTAAATGCAAAAGTAAAAGCATTGATGACCGCTTAA